Proteins encoded by one window of Flavobacterium sp. N502540:
- a CDS encoding helix-turn-helix transcriptional regulator — MSTATKSKHIGRNISRIRELKGMKQEALAIAIGVSQQSVSNLEASETIEAAKLAEIAKVLGVTVEAIENFSEENVINYFNTFHESVTGSFITNNSCNFNPLDKVVELYERLVQAEKDKNEYLEKLYKGK, encoded by the coding sequence ATGAGCACAGCAACAAAATCAAAACACATTGGCAGAAACATCAGCCGAATCAGAGAGCTTAAAGGTATGAAACAAGAAGCACTGGCGATTGCGATTGGCGTAAGTCAGCAATCTGTTTCTAATTTAGAAGCAAGTGAAACGATTGAAGCCGCAAAACTTGCAGAAATTGCAAAAGTGCTTGGCGTTACCGTTGAAGCTATTGAGAATTTTTCAGAAGAGAACGTTATCAATTACTTCAATACTTTTCACGAATCTGTTACTGGCAGTTTTATAACCAATAATTCCTGTAATTTTAACCCCCTTGATAAAGTGGTGGAGCTTTACGAACGTTTGGTACAGGCTGAAAAAGACAAAAACGAATATTTAGAAAAATTATACAAAGGAAAATAA
- a CDS encoding TonB-dependent receptor, producing the protein MKKIITFCLIILTVLIGFAQEKSKDSLQTNNLDDIIVTASRKKESIKEVVSSITIVGAKKIQSQTMVNSNIGNILQYTVPGLATASNQTSNFGQTLRGRPFLVMIDGIPQSTPLRNGGRDLQVIEPSSIERVEVIKGATSIYGNGADGGIINYITKKNHSEEKISGSVQLGLITQPKTFAESFGYRASLSLAGKLKKLDYVVGFTQERSGVSKDANGVNLSPFYSLSNLNTYNGLFKIGYALTDTQRLEFSYMGYASKSFLDQDVKIGKWGEIPTIGVEAGGRLGTPEGTPRNHNFRVAYSNSEIWNNTSLDVNVYAQDFRTVYSYDRDQFLNGGQSNVASQKKGLRVNFDSRLFANDRYKVEIIYGLDLLQDKTVQKLEDGRFWTPQMKMLNTAPFALIKFDAWGKFTLKAGARYENIKVKADDFNTLPVLNAKNNTYTKSIFVQGGELDYNALVGNIGLRYNIMPEVNVFTSYSQSFSINEVGRILRTSTESVISKLPTDPIIVNNYEMGVAGAIKKWFNYEVTSFWSTSELGATSIQSADGSFAMQRAPENIWGYEAVVGFNPIEFLSFGGAFAWIEGKVDNDNNGSYEKYINGSRIMAPKLTTYVQIRPLKNLDIELSSLHNFKRDRFDPNPTTNLYSFNEGPVKKYTVFNLSSSYLINKSFRLGLGVENLFNKDYAPNIAWWQARDKDFVNAPGRRATLQIQYNF; encoded by the coding sequence ATGAAAAAGATTATTACATTTTGCTTGATTATCCTTACGGTTTTGATAGGATTTGCTCAGGAAAAATCAAAAGACAGTTTGCAGACCAATAATTTAGATGATATTATTGTAACTGCAAGCCGAAAAAAAGAGAGTATAAAAGAAGTTGTTTCTTCTATTACGATTGTTGGAGCTAAAAAAATCCAAAGTCAGACTATGGTGAATTCAAATATCGGTAATATTTTGCAATATACGGTTCCGGGTTTAGCGACCGCGAGTAACCAAACTTCAAATTTCGGTCAGACTTTAAGAGGAAGACCATTTTTGGTTATGATTGATGGAATACCGCAGTCTACGCCTTTGCGAAATGGAGGTAGAGACCTTCAGGTAATTGAACCTTCGTCTATCGAAAGAGTGGAAGTTATTAAAGGTGCAACTTCAATTTATGGGAATGGTGCCGATGGAGGGATCATCAATTATATTACAAAGAAAAACCATTCTGAAGAAAAAATTAGCGGTTCGGTACAACTGGGTTTGATCACACAACCCAAAACTTTTGCAGAATCATTTGGTTACAGAGCTTCACTTTCATTGGCTGGAAAGCTGAAGAAACTGGATTATGTAGTTGGATTTACACAAGAAAGATCAGGAGTTTCTAAAGATGCCAACGGAGTAAACCTTTCGCCATTTTATAGTTTGTCGAATTTAAATACGTACAACGGATTGTTTAAAATAGGATACGCACTAACTGATACCCAAAGGTTGGAGTTCTCTTACATGGGGTATGCTTCAAAATCATTTTTAGATCAGGATGTTAAGATTGGTAAATGGGGAGAAATCCCAACGATTGGAGTGGAAGCCGGTGGACGTTTGGGAACGCCTGAAGGAACTCCTAGAAATCATAATTTTAGAGTAGCGTATTCGAATTCGGAGATTTGGAACAATACTTCTTTGGATGTTAATGTTTATGCACAGGATTTCAGAACGGTTTATTCGTATGACAGAGATCAGTTTTTAAACGGAGGTCAATCGAATGTGGCTTCGCAAAAGAAAGGGCTTCGTGTTAATTTTGATTCTCGTCTTTTTGCCAATGATAGGTATAAAGTGGAGATCATTTACGGTCTGGATTTGCTTCAGGATAAAACAGTTCAAAAGTTAGAGGACGGTCGTTTTTGGACTCCTCAAATGAAAATGCTGAATACTGCGCCTTTTGCATTGATTAAATTTGATGCCTGGGGTAAATTTACCTTAAAAGCAGGTGCCAGATATGAAAATATTAAGGTTAAAGCGGATGATTTTAATACATTGCCGGTATTGAATGCTAAAAACAATACGTACACCAAAAGTATTTTTGTTCAGGGAGGCGAGTTAGATTACAATGCTCTTGTTGGAAACATCGGATTAAGATATAACATTATGCCGGAAGTAAATGTTTTTACAAGTTATTCTCAGTCCTTTTCGATCAATGAGGTAGGGCGTATTTTAAGAACGTCTACTGAAAGTGTGATCTCAAAATTACCAACTGATCCTATTATTGTAAACAATTACGAAATGGGTGTGGCCGGAGCGATAAAAAAATGGTTCAATTATGAGGTAACCAGTTTTTGGAGTACCTCAGAATTGGGGGCTACATCAATTCAGTCAGCTGATGGTTCTTTTGCCATGCAGCGTGCTCCCGAGAATATCTGGGGGTATGAGGCCGTTGTGGGCTTTAATCCAATAGAGTTTTTAAGTTTTGGTGGTGCTTTTGCCTGGATAGAAGGAAAGGTCGATAATGACAATAACGGATCGTACGAAAAATATATTAACGGATCCCGAATAATGGCTCCAAAGCTTACTACTTATGTTCAGATTCGTCCGTTGAAAAATTTAGATATTGAACTAAGTTCTTTGCATAACTTCAAAAGAGACCGATTTGACCCAAATCCAACAACAAACTTGTATAGTTTTAATGAAGGTCCGGTAAAAAAATATACGGTCTTTAATTTAAGCAGTTCTTATCTCATCAATAAATCATTCCGATTAGGATTGGGAGTTGAGAATTTGTTTAATAAAGATTACGCTCCAAATATTGCCTGGTGGCAGGCCAGAGATAAAGATTTTGTAAATGCTCCGGGAAGACGTGCTACTTTACAAATTCAGTATAATTTTTAA
- the lysA gene encoding diaminopimelate decarboxylase, with the protein MQAKDLLQLADQFGSPLYVYDAEKIQSQYNRLTKAFSKVENLRVNYAMKALSNVAILQLLKNMGSGLDTVSIQEVQLGLHAGYDPDKIFFTPNGVSLEEIEEVAAMGVQINIDNLSILEQFGTKHPNIPVCIRINPHVMAGGNANISVGHIDSKFGISVHQIPHILRIVENTKMHIVGIHMHTGSDILDIEVFLYAAEILFDTAKHFKELQFLDFGSGFKVPYKKDDIETDIEELGKKLSKRFNSFCTEYGRDLTLIFEPGKFLVSEAGFFLAKVNVVKQTTSTVFAGVDSGFNHLIRPMFYGSQHHIENISNPKGKERFYSVVGYICETDTFANNRRISEITEGDILAFRNAGAYCFSMSSNYNSRYKPAEVLWMNGQGILIRAHETFEDLLKNQIPLPQEVAATV; encoded by the coding sequence ATGCAAGCAAAAGATTTACTGCAGTTAGCAGACCAATTTGGAAGTCCATTATATGTATATGATGCCGAAAAAATCCAATCTCAGTACAACAGGTTAACTAAAGCTTTCTCTAAGGTAGAAAACTTAAGAGTTAATTATGCCATGAAGGCATTGTCTAACGTTGCCATTCTTCAGCTATTAAAGAACATGGGGTCTGGCCTGGATACTGTATCTATTCAGGAAGTTCAATTAGGACTTCATGCCGGCTATGATCCTGACAAAATTTTCTTTACACCAAACGGAGTTTCTTTAGAAGAAATCGAAGAAGTGGCCGCAATGGGTGTACAGATCAACATTGACAATTTATCTATTTTAGAGCAATTCGGAACCAAACATCCTAATATACCGGTATGTATTCGTATCAATCCACACGTAATGGCGGGTGGAAATGCTAATATTTCCGTTGGACATATCGATAGTAAATTCGGAATCTCTGTTCACCAGATACCACATATTTTACGAATTGTTGAAAATACGAAAATGCATATTGTGGGGATTCACATGCACACAGGATCAGATATTTTAGATATCGAAGTATTCTTGTATGCCGCTGAAATCTTATTTGATACGGCTAAACATTTCAAAGAATTACAATTCTTAGATTTCGGAAGCGGATTCAAAGTACCTTACAAAAAAGACGATATCGAAACGGATATTGAAGAATTAGGTAAAAAATTATCTAAAAGATTCAATTCTTTCTGTACAGAATACGGTAGAGATTTAACGTTGATTTTCGAGCCCGGAAAATTCCTGGTGAGCGAAGCTGGTTTCTTCTTAGCCAAAGTAAACGTAGTAAAACAAACTACTTCGACAGTTTTCGCAGGGGTTGACAGTGGTTTCAATCACTTAATCCGTCCGATGTTTTACGGTTCACAGCACCATATTGAAAACATCTCCAACCCAAAAGGAAAAGAGCGTTTTTACTCGGTAGTTGGTTACATCTGCGAAACGGATACTTTTGCCAACAACCGCAGAATTTCAGAGATTACAGAAGGTGATATCTTAGCGTTCAGAAATGCAGGAGCTTATTGCTTCTCGATGTCTTCGAACTACAATTCAAGATACAAACCAGCTGAAGTTTTATGGATGAACGGTCAAGGAATCCTGATTCGTGCTCACGAAACATTCGAAGATTTACTTAAAAATCAAATTCCGTTGCCACAGGAAGTTGCTGCAACAGTTTAA
- a CDS encoding DinB family protein has translation MNRPGAVGALLDIYEQAILDLKNVIKSIPDNVLTNITDEKTTNEDCKSIQAILSHVVSSGYSYAISIHNLKGHNIQRPDKIFHVTIVEYLKDLTNVFLFTESVFREIKDDELEQFDDSLKIKTGWGQLYDIEQLTEHAIVHILRHKRQIEKIKYSQLN, from the coding sequence ATGAACAGACCAGGAGCCGTTGGAGCATTGCTTGACATTTACGAACAGGCAATTTTAGATCTTAAAAACGTTATCAAAAGTATTCCGGATAATGTTTTGACCAACATCACAGACGAAAAAACAACAAACGAAGATTGCAAATCCATACAAGCTATTCTTTCGCACGTTGTAAGTTCAGGTTATAGTTATGCGATCAGTATTCATAATCTTAAAGGGCACAATATACAGCGACCTGACAAAATTTTTCATGTCACCATTGTCGAATATCTGAAAGATTTAACGAATGTTTTTCTTTTTACTGAAAGTGTTTTCAGAGAAATTAAAGACGATGAATTAGAACAATTTGACGATTCACTAAAAATAAAAACAGGCTGGGGACAATTGTACGACATCGAACAACTTACAGAACATGCCATTGTACATATTCTTCGGCACAAACGACAAATTGAAAAAATAAAATACAGTCAATTGAACTAG
- a CDS encoding VOC family protein, with amino-acid sequence MKTKSNPVVYFEIPVTNIERAIQFYSAVFGFEFERDRIHDNEMAFFPLIEGNNGISGALAQGEIYKPTIDGTLVYLNTEDIEETINLAVKNGAEILFPITSNGEFGWVAEFKDCEGNRIALHMSQKE; translated from the coding sequence ATGAAAACAAAATCAAATCCTGTTGTTTATTTTGAAATTCCGGTAACCAACATAGAAAGAGCCATACAATTCTATTCGGCGGTTTTTGGTTTTGAATTTGAACGTGATCGCATTCATGATAATGAAATGGCATTCTTTCCGCTTATCGAAGGCAACAATGGTATTTCGGGAGCCTTAGCCCAAGGAGAAATTTACAAGCCTACGATAGATGGAACTCTTGTTTATTTGAATACCGAAGATATTGAAGAAACTATAAATCTGGCCGTAAAAAATGGTGCCGAGATTTTATTTCCCATAACCTCAAACGGCGAATTTGGCTGGGTAGCTGAATTTAAAGACTGTGAAGGAAACAGAATCGCATTACACATGAGCCAAAAGGAATAA
- a CDS encoding glutamate synthase subunit beta yields MGKIGGFKEYNRADESNIAVAERVTNYNEFTIPLAKDKIKEQGSRCMDCGIPFCHSSCPLGNLIPDFNDMVHQEEWQSALEILQSTNNFPEFTGRLCPAPCEKSCVLGIIKEPVAIENIEKNIIERGFAEGWIKPQAPKTRTGKTVAVIGSGPAGLAAAQQLNRAGHTVTVFERDNAIGGLLRYGIPNFKLEKAIIDRRVAILEAEGITFKTNVNVGVNYSVAELNSFDSIVLCGGATERRSLPTKGIESKGVVQAMDFLTQQTKVLFGESIQDQVMATGKDVIVIGGGDTGSDCIGTSNRHGAKSVTNFEILPKPPVGRSETTPWPFWPLQLKTSSSHEEGCDRNWLINTKEFLSNDKGELVGLKTVEVQWKMTPGQRPELIEKEGSEKIWPCDLALLALGFTGPEKTLSEQLGLEIDMRNNYKAKNYQTNVPHIFTAGDMRRGQSLIVWAISEGREAAREVDLFLMGYTNLPTKGNGDLPSL; encoded by the coding sequence ATGGGTAAAATAGGCGGATTTAAAGAATATAACAGAGCCGACGAAAGTAATATAGCGGTTGCAGAACGTGTTACGAACTACAACGAATTTACAATTCCGTTAGCAAAAGATAAAATAAAAGAACAAGGTTCGAGATGTATGGATTGTGGAATTCCTTTTTGCCACAGTTCCTGTCCGTTAGGGAATTTAATTCCTGATTTCAACGATATGGTACATCAGGAAGAATGGCAAAGTGCTTTAGAGATTTTACAGTCTACCAATAACTTTCCGGAATTCACAGGCCGCTTATGCCCTGCTCCATGTGAGAAATCATGTGTATTAGGGATCATCAAAGAGCCTGTTGCCATCGAAAACATCGAAAAAAACATCATCGAAAGAGGTTTTGCCGAAGGCTGGATCAAGCCACAGGCGCCAAAAACCAGAACCGGAAAAACGGTTGCTGTTATTGGTTCAGGTCCTGCAGGGTTGGCTGCCGCTCAACAATTAAACAGAGCCGGTCACACCGTCACCGTTTTCGAAAGAGACAATGCTATTGGCGGTCTACTACGCTACGGAATTCCAAATTTTAAACTGGAAAAAGCAATCATCGACAGACGTGTTGCGATTCTTGAAGCAGAAGGAATCACTTTTAAAACCAATGTAAATGTTGGCGTAAACTATAGCGTAGCCGAATTAAATTCTTTCGATTCTATCGTATTGTGCGGCGGAGCAACCGAAAGAAGAAGTTTACCAACCAAAGGTATCGAAAGCAAAGGCGTTGTTCAGGCAATGGATTTCTTAACACAGCAGACTAAAGTTTTGTTTGGAGAATCAATTCAAGATCAGGTTATGGCTACCGGTAAAGATGTAATCGTAATTGGCGGTGGAGACACCGGTTCTGATTGTATCGGAACCTCGAACAGGCATGGTGCAAAATCGGTAACCAATTTTGAGATTTTACCAAAACCTCCCGTTGGAAGAAGCGAAACAACTCCTTGGCCTTTCTGGCCGCTCCAGTTAAAAACCTCATCGTCTCACGAAGAAGGCTGCGACAGGAACTGGCTAATCAATACCAAAGAATTCTTATCTAACGACAAAGGAGAACTGGTAGGATTAAAAACCGTTGAAGTACAATGGAAAATGACTCCGGGGCAACGTCCTGAACTAATCGAAAAAGAAGGTTCAGAGAAAATATGGCCCTGTGATTTAGCTTTATTGGCTTTAGGATTTACAGGTCCTGAGAAAACTTTAAGCGAGCAATTAGGTCTGGAAATCGATATGAGAAACAACTATAAAGCCAAAAATTATCAGACGAATGTTCCGCACATTTTCACTGCCGGTGATATGCGAAGAGGGCAGTCCTTAATTGTATGGGCCATTTCAGAAGGCCGTGAAGCGGCAAGAGAAGTCGATTTGTTCCTGATGGGTTATACCAATTTACCAACCAAAGGAAATGGAGATTTGCCAAGTTTATAG
- a CDS encoding rhodanese-like domain-containing protein: MKKITLLFLVSFCFTGCVTQSQTAKTYTAMTNQQQYPKALVDYDDFKNLVTEVEKARATHLVNLDLFLKMSHEENTVILDTRSDFRYNRKHLKGAIHLDFTDFTQENLHQLIPDPNTRILIYCNNNFNGDPIDFASKMALPKNAPESQILANRKPVMLALNIPTHINLYGYGYKNIYELDELVHVNDSRIKFEGTEVK, encoded by the coding sequence ATGAAAAAGATAACCCTTCTATTTTTAGTATCATTTTGTTTCACAGGCTGTGTTACACAGTCTCAAACGGCCAAAACCTATACCGCAATGACAAACCAGCAACAATATCCAAAAGCACTAGTCGATTACGATGATTTTAAAAACCTCGTTACCGAAGTCGAAAAAGCAAGAGCAACTCATTTAGTGAATCTCGATCTTTTTCTTAAAATGAGTCATGAAGAGAATACTGTTATTCTGGACACACGCTCTGATTTTCGTTACAACCGAAAACACTTAAAAGGGGCTATTCATCTTGATTTTACCGATTTTACACAGGAAAATCTTCATCAATTAATTCCAGATCCTAACACCAGAATACTGATTTACTGTAATAACAATTTTAATGGCGATCCGATAGATTTCGCTTCAAAAATGGCACTTCCTAAAAATGCGCCCGAGTCTCAGATTTTAGCCAACAGAAAACCTGTTATGCTGGCTCTGAACATTCCTACACATATTAACCTTTATGGGTATGGCTATAAAAATATCTACGAACTTGATGAATTAGTTCACGTAAATGACAGCAGAATAAAGTTTGAAGGAACGGAAGTGAAATAA
- a CDS encoding alpha-ketoglutarate-dependent dioxygenase AlkB, producing MEGITCIENFIENPNELFENLKTNVIWDGRMTARKTASFGKAYNYSQIEYPFQEFLPELKEINQKVSAIIGFEPNNCLINYYLDGKSKMGYHSDQIDILEPLTGVAIISIGAVRTLKFRNILNPELFQSFELTAGSLIYMTQEVQKIWQHSIPQSNTEEGRISITLRKIS from the coding sequence ATGGAAGGAATTACATGTATCGAAAATTTTATCGAAAATCCAAACGAACTATTTGAAAATTTAAAAACAAATGTAATTTGGGACGGAAGAATGACTGCCAGAAAAACGGCAAGTTTCGGAAAAGCATACAACTACTCTCAAATCGAATATCCATTTCAGGAATTCTTGCCAGAGCTAAAAGAAATTAATCAAAAAGTTTCTGCAATAATTGGTTTTGAACCCAACAATTGTCTTATAAATTATTACTTAGACGGGAAATCAAAAATGGGTTATCATTCCGACCAAATTGATATTTTAGAACCGCTAACCGGAGTTGCGATTATTTCGATTGGAGCAGTTCGAACTCTCAAATTTAGAAATATATTAAATCCTGAGTTATTTCAAAGTTTCGAATTAACAGCAGGAAGTTTAATTTATATGACGCAGGAAGTTCAAAAAATTTGGCAACATTCAATTCCGCAATCAAATACTGAAGAAGGAAGAATTAGTATAACGCTTCGAAAAATTAGCTAA
- a CDS encoding T9SS type A sorting domain-containing protein — MKRTLYLLFTIILTSSVYSQNLKSVKTESWRNNNWVNSTYVIKNYNKNNNIIDDLVQLWDLNSNTWKNFNSANYEYNTNNVVDKMITKSWNNASNLFVFFQRSSFNYNNEKRIDVAIHERWINNTWENSVKVNSTYDSKGNIISNFIQMWSQNTWKDSQFDDYSNNSDGLVTQITRQKWNNSSSKWENFSQSTYTYNSSKKVSIETMNLWENNKWIERGVYTNSYDTNGFLTNHLRQDRDRTTAALVNEEQTTYTNNPNGTVKQNLTEIWDNSSKSWGNSFRSTFEYDKNLGIADLIKSQLKIFPNPTTDFINVHLEGANDTKVSIIDALGKVIHKENFVGNDFSVNVMNLNKNVYFIKLENGEKVQVKKFIKN; from the coding sequence ATGAAAAGAACACTTTACCTACTATTTACTATTATCTTAACTTCCTCCGTTTACAGTCAGAATCTTAAAAGTGTCAAAACCGAAAGTTGGAGAAACAACAATTGGGTAAATTCTACTTATGTTATAAAAAATTACAACAAAAACAACAACATCATAGATGATTTAGTTCAACTATGGGATTTGAATTCTAATACCTGGAAAAATTTTAATTCAGCAAATTATGAATATAATACGAATAATGTAGTAGATAAAATGATTACCAAATCATGGAATAATGCTTCAAATTTATTCGTGTTCTTTCAAAGAAGTTCTTTCAACTATAACAATGAAAAAAGAATAGACGTAGCAATTCATGAAAGGTGGATAAATAACACTTGGGAAAACTCCGTTAAAGTTAATTCAACCTATGATTCAAAAGGAAATATAATATCTAATTTTATACAAATGTGGAGTCAAAATACTTGGAAAGACAGCCAATTCGATGATTATTCAAATAATTCTGATGGATTAGTTACTCAAATAACTCGACAAAAATGGAATAATTCCAGTTCTAAATGGGAAAATTTTTCGCAATCAACTTATACTTACAATAGCTCAAAAAAGGTTTCAATAGAAACAATGAATCTTTGGGAAAACAATAAGTGGATCGAAAGAGGCGTCTATACAAATTCATACGACACAAATGGTTTTTTAACAAATCATTTACGTCAGGATCGGGATAGAACTACGGCTGCTTTGGTAAATGAGGAGCAAACGACTTACACTAATAATCCAAACGGAACAGTTAAACAAAATCTTACAGAAATATGGGATAATTCATCCAAATCATGGGGGAATTCATTTCGTTCAACCTTTGAATATGACAAAAATTTAGGAATCGCCGATTTAATTAAATCTCAACTCAAAATCTTTCCTAATCCAACAACTGATTTTATAAATGTTCATCTTGAAGGGGCTAACGATACTAAAGTTTCAATAATAGATGCTCTGGGAAAGGTTATTCATAAAGAGAATTTTGTTGGAAATGACTTTTCAGTAAACGTAATGAATTTAAATAAAAACGTATATTTTATAAAGTTAGAGAATGGTGAAAAAGTTCAGGTGAAAAAGTTTATTAAAAACTAA
- a CDS encoding GIY-YIG nuclease family protein has translation MQLQEGYHTYYVYIITNKSKTVFYTGVTNNLTVRLSQHKENNASGKKTFASKYNVIYLLYYERFTWIQQAIAREKEVKDWRREKKIELIKTINPDLDFLDDLFS, from the coding sequence ATGCAACTTCAAGAGGGTTATCATACTTACTACGTGTACATCATAACAAACAAATCAAAAACTGTTTTTTATACCGGAGTTACAAATAATTTAACCGTTCGTTTAAGCCAACATAAAGAAAACAATGCAAGCGGGAAGAAAACATTTGCGTCAAAATATAATGTAATATACTTGTTGTATTATGAAAGGTTTACCTGGATTCAGCAAGCAATTGCTCGCGAAAAAGAAGTTAAAGACTGGCGTAGGGAAAAGAAAATAGAATTAATAAAAACAATTAACCCAGATTTGGATTTTTTAGATGATTTATTCTCCTGA